Proteins found in one Ptychodera flava strain L36383 chromosome 3, AS_Pfla_20210202, whole genome shotgun sequence genomic segment:
- the LOC139129236 gene encoding piggyBac transposable element-derived protein 4-like — MRAFIGVMVLFGICWQPEIQLYWSDHVCFSHNFVKRTFSSICFKLLMRYLYYSTQPYCARNTAMYTAQKISEKRDRMLKVRNVIDRVNANSRMHWSPMCELAIDEGVIPYWGRTKNVLYNPAKPHKYGMRVYTVSESAMG, encoded by the coding sequence ATGAGAGCATTCATTGGAGTGATGGTGCTATTTGGAATTTGCTGGCAGCCTGAAATCCAGCTGTATTGGTCGGACCATGTTTGCTTCAGTCATAATTTTGTCAAGAGAACTTTTTCCAGTATTTGCTTCAAGCTACTGATGCGATATTTATACTACAGCACACAGCCGTACTGTGCTCGTAACACAGCCATGTATACAGCCCAAAAAATAAGTGAGAAACGGGATAGGATGTTGAAAGTACGAAATGTCATTGATCGAGTGAATGCAAACAGCCGAATGCACTGGAGCCCGATGTGCGAACTGGCAATCGACGAAGGAGTCATTCCCTACTGGGGCCGCACAAAGAATGTTCTCTACAATCCAGCAAAACCGCACAAATATGGAATGAGAGTTTACACTGTCAGTGAGTCCGCCATGGGTTAA